In the Anguilla anguilla isolate fAngAng1 chromosome 7, fAngAng1.pri, whole genome shotgun sequence genome, one interval contains:
- the LOC118232044 gene encoding toll-like receptor 6, translated as MWTDRHQQSTANLRFSEKTAVWSAMKNMVLILWIMSVSTVQNTFASDMQRTIQDLSFQNLTSVPKGLSPSIEALDLSHNRIQRLAYDDFSEMSNLRFLNVSWNIVKEINPDTFRSTSYLEYLDLSHNKLQNLQQQDYLLFTPKLQFLDLTFNNFSTMTLGEMFNSLKELQNMGLSAEVVKSKDFGSIADIHLQNMFLQLENLTTYESNSLRNILSKKLGIVLSNRPTDEALITDALSAFDKVDLVGLNGSQTYLSTFLRQSKSIRTSHLYLTNIEMTWPVAVDLLNIVRQSTIKHLSIYMITITGQITPQKLNPESHLQSFTIKGAIITNFIIFQGNIYDFFINMRVERLTLAETSLIQMTCPNAPSPIKFMDFSDNAFSDRIFSVGGKECVSLQNVNTLILKGNRVQNLMELSMRLQYMTSLQHLDVSFNSLFYSDTLGNCHWPSSIVHLNLSSNSLGKSVFSCLPLNIETLDLHNNQIEALPDRLFHLDMLTYLDLSSNQLLDVPSCRGFTNLAVFLLRDNSLHTPSMRFVASCPRLREMDVRGNPFMCTCGLREFAALQQRHPIKLLHWPRAYSCKYPEAWRDKLLRDFRLPAISCSAGFLAAAILCPAVAVAVATLVLCKRLDVPWYLRMTWQWTRAKRRTRRQEDLEGVHFHAFVSYSQQDADWVNGHLLPGLEEGGALRICHHERNFIPGKTIVENIVHCVERSYRCVFVLSSHFVRSGWCHYELYFAQHQRLSRGSDSVILVLREPLPQYLIPSKFYQLKAMMARRTYLEWPQDPNKQRLFWAHLRAALQAPLPPAPLDQDQQPLIAGDL; from the exons ATGTGGACAGACAG ACATCAACAAAGCACTGCAAATCTCAGGTTCTCAGAGAAGACAGCTGTGTGGTCAGCTATGAAGAACATGGTGTTGATTCTGTGGATTATGTCTGTTAGCACAgttcaaaatacatttgcatcGGACATGCAGAGAACCATCCAGGACCTCTCATTTCAAAACTTGACATCAGTGCCCAAGGGATTATCTCCCTCCATTGAGGCTCTAGATCTCTCCCACAACAGAATACAACGCCTTGCCTATGATGATTTCTCAGAAATGTCAAATCTGAGATTCCTTAATGTGTCTTGGAACATCGTCAAAGAGATAAATCCCGATACGTTCAGATCGACATCATACCTGGAGTACCTTGACCTCTCGCACAACAAGCTTCAGAACCTGCAGCAACAGGATTACCTGCTCTTCACGCCCAAACTGCAGTTCCTGGACTTGACGTTCAATAACTTTTCCACGATGACTCTTGGAGAGATGTTCAATTCCCTAAAAGAGTTGCAGAACATGGGGCTCAGTGCCGAAGTGGTAAAGAGTAAAGACTTTGGGAGTATTGCTGACATTCATCTCCAGAACATGTTCCTACAGTTGGAAAACCTCACCACGTATGAAAGCAACAGCTTGCGAAACATCTTGTCGAAGAAACTGGGCATCGTTCTGTCAAACCGTCCAACAGACGAAGCACTGATCACTGATGCTCTGTCTGCTTTTGATAAAGTGGACCTAGTGGGCCTCAACGGTAGCCAAACCTACCTTTCAACATTTCTGAGACAAAGTAAGAGCATCAGAACTTCACATCTTTACCTGACTAACATTGAGATGACTTGGCCCGTGGCTGTTGACCTGCTCAATATCGTTCGCCAGTCAACCATCAAACATCTCAGCATATATATGATAACCATTACAGGGCAAATCACTCCACAGAAGTTAAACCCAGAGTCTCACCTACAGTCTTTTACCATTAAAGGGGCCATCATTACTAATTTCATTATCTTCCAAGGTAACATTTATGATTTCTTCATCAATATGAGGGTTGAGCGTTTGACCCTTGCAGAGACGTCATTGATACAAATGACCTGTCCGAATGCGCCAAGCCCTATAAAATTCATGGACTTCTCCGACAATGCCTTTTCCGACCGTATTTTTTCCGTTGGTGGGAAAGAATGTGTTAGTCTACAGAACGTTAACACTTTGATTTTAAAAGGGAACCGTGTGCAGAACCTAATGGAGCTGAGCATGCGGCTACAGTACATGACCTCACTGCAACACCTGGACGTCAGCTTCAACTCTCTGTTTTACTCGGATACACTTGGGAATTGCCACTGGCCTTCCAGCATAGTACACTTGAATCTGTCCTCCAACAGCCTTGGCAAATCTGTCTTCAGCTGCCTCCCTCTCAACATAGAGACTCTGgacctgcataacaatcaaatCGAAGCCCTCCCAGACAGACTCTTCCATCTGGACATGCTGACATACCTGGACCTCAGCTCCAATCAGCTCCTGGACGTCCCTAGCTGCCGTGGTTTCACAAACCTGGCAGTGTTCCTTCTGAGAGACAACTCCCTCCACACCCCGTCCATGCGCTTCGTGGCCAGCTGCCCGAGGCTGAGGGAGATGGACGTTCGCGGGAACCCGTTCATGTGCACCTGTGGCCTGAGGGAGTTTGCGGCCCTGCAGCAGCGCCACCCCATTAAACTTCTCCACTGGCCGCGGGCCTACAGCTGCAAATATCCCGAGGCCTGGAGGGACAAGCTGCTCAGGGACTTCCGCCTGCCCGCCATATCCTGCAGCGCTGGATTTCTGGCGGCCGCCATCCTCTGCCCGGCCGTTGCCGTCGCCGTGGCCACCCTGGTCCTGTGCAAGAGGCTGGACGTGCCCTGGTACCTCCGAATGACCTGGCAGTGGACGCGTGCCAAACGTCGAACGAGGCGCCAGGAGGACCTGGAGGGCGTCCACTTCCATGCCTTCGTGTCGTACAGCCAGCAGGACGCTGACTGGGTGAATGGCCACCTCCTGCCGGGcctggaggagggcggggcgcTGCGCATCTGCCACCATGAGAGGAACTTCATCCCGGGGAAGACCATCGTGGAGAACATCGTCCACTGCGTGGAGAGGAGCTACCGCTGCGTCTTCGTGCTCTCCTCACACTTCGTCCGCAGCGGCTGGTGCCACTACGAGCTCTACTTCGCCCAGCACCAGCGCCTGTCCCGCGGCTCCGACAGCGTCATCCTCGTCCTCCGCGAGCCCCTGCCCCAGTACCTCATCCCCTCCAAGTTCTACCAGCTGAAGGCCATGATGGCTCGGCGCACCTACCTGGAGTGGCCGCAGGACCCCAACAAGCAAAGGCTGTTCTGGGCCCACCTGCGGGCTGCCCTTcaggcccccctgccccctgcgcCTCTCGACCAAGACCAGCAACCTCTGATAGCGGGGGACCTGTGA
- the tlr1 gene encoding toll-like receptor 1, whose translation MWTDRHQQSTANLRFSEKTAVWSAMKNMVLILWIMSVSTVQNTFASDMQRTIQDLSFQNLTSVPKGLSPSIEALDLSHNRIQRLTYDDFSTMSNLRFLNVSWNIVKEINPDTFRSTSYLEYLDLSHNKLQNLQQQDYLLFTPKLQFLDLTFNNFSTMTLGEMFNSLKELQNMGLSAEVVKSKDFGSIADIHLQNMFLQLENLTTYESNSLRNILSKKLGIVLSNRPTDEALITDALSAFDKVDLVGLNGSQTYLSTFLRQSKSIRTSHLYLTNIEMTWPVAVDLLNIVRQSTIKHLSIYMITITGQITPQKLNPESHLQSFSIKGVTITNFFFFQGNIYDFFINMRVERLTLAETSLIQMTCPNAPSPIKFMDFSDNAFSDSIFSVGGTECVSLQNLNTLILKGNRVQNLMELSRRLQYMTSLQHLDVSFNSLFYSDTLGNCHWPSSIVHLNLSSNSLGKSVFSCLPLNIETLDMHNNQIEALPDRLFHLDMLTYLDLSSNQLLDVPSCRGFTNLAVFLLRDNSLHTPSMRFVASCPRLREMDVRGNPFMCTCGLREFAALQQRHPIKLLHWPRAYSCKYPEAWRDKLLRDFRLPAISCSAGFLAAAILCPAVAVAVATLVLCKRLDVPWYLRMTWQWTRAKRRTRRREDLEGVHFHAFVSYSQQDADWVNGRLLPGLEEGGALRICHHERNFVPGKTIVENIVRCVERSYRCIFVLSSHFVRSSWCHYELYFAQHQRLSRGSDSVILVLREPLPQYLIPSKFYQLKAMMARRTYLEWPQDPNKQRLFWAHLRAALQAPLPPAPLDQDQQPLIAGDL comes from the exons ATGTGGACAGACAG ACATCAACAAAGCACTGCAAATCTCAGGTTCTCAGAGAAGACAGCTGTGTGGTCAGCTATGAAGAACATGGTGTTGATTCTGTGGATTATGTCTGTTAGCACAgttcaaaatacatttgcatcGGACATGCAGAGAACCATCCAGGACCTCTCATTTCAAAACTTGACATCAGTGCCCAAGGGATTATCTCCCTCCATTGAGGCTCTAGATCTCTCCCACAACAGAATACAACGCCTTACCTATGATGATTTCTCAACAATGTCAAATCTGAGATTCCTTAATGTGTCTTGGAACATCGTCAAAGAGATAAATCCCGATACGTTCAGATCGACATCATACCTGGAGTACCTTGACCTTTCGCACAACAAGCTTCAGAACCTGCAGCAACAGGATTACCTGCTCTTCACGCCCAAACTGCAGTTCCTGGACTTGACGTTCAATAACTTTTCCACGATGACTCTTGGAGAGATGTTCAATTCCCTAAAAGAGTTGCAGAACATGGGGCTCAGTGCCGAAGTGGTAAAGAGTAAAGACTTTGGGAGTATTGCTGACATTCATCTCCAGAACATGTTCCTACAGTTGGAAAACCTCACCACGTATGAAAGCAACAGCTTGCGAAACATCTTGTCGAAGAAACTGGGCATCGTTCTGTCAAACCGTCCAACAGACGAAGCACTGATCACTGATGCTCTGTCTGCTTTTGATAAAGTGGACCTAGTGGGCCTCAACGGTAGCCAAACCTACCTTTCAACATTTCTGAGACAAAGTAAGAGCATCAGAACTTCACATCTTTACCTGACTAACATTGAGATGACTTGGCCTGTGGCTGTTGACCTGCTCAATATCGTTCGCCAGTCAACCATTAAACATCTCAGCATATATATGATAACCATTACAGGGCAAATCACTCCACAGAAGTTAAACCCAGAGTCTCACCTGCAGTCTTTTAGCATTAAAGGGGTCACAATTactaatttctttttcttccaagGTAACATTTATGATTTCTTCATCAATATGAGGGTTGAGCGTTTGACCCTTGCAGAGACGTCATTGATACAAATGACCTGTCCAAATGCACCAAGCCCTATAAAATTCATGGACTTCTCCGACAATGCCTTTTCTGACAGTATTTTTTCCGTTGGTGGGACAGAATGTGTTAGTCTACAGAACCTTAACACTTTGATTTTAAAAGGGAACCGTGTGCAGAACCTAATGGAGCTAAGCAGACGGCTACAGTACATGACCTCACTGCAACACCTGGACGTCAGCTTCAACTCTCTGTTTTACTCGGATACACTTGGGAATTGCCACTGGCCTTCCAGCATAGTACACTTGAATCTGTCCTCCAACAGCCTTGGCAAATCTGTCTTCAGCTGCCTCCCTCTCAACATAGAGACTCTGGACATGCATAACAATCAAATCGAAGCCCTCCCAGACAGACTCTTCCATCTGGACATGCTGACATACCTGGACCTCAGCTCCAATCAGCTCCTGGACGTCCCTAGCTGCCGTGGTTTCACAAACCTGGCAGTGTTCCTTCTGAGAGACAACTCCCTCCACACCCCGTCCATGCGCTTCGTGGCCAGCTGCCCGAGGCTGAGGGAGATGGACGTTCGCGGGAACCCGTTCATGTGCACCTGTGGCCTGAGGGAGTTTGCGGCCCTGCAGCAGCGCCACCCCATTAAACTTCTCCACTGGCCGCGGGCCTACAGCTGCAAATATCCCGAGGCCTGGAGGGACAAGCTGCTCAGGGACTTCCGCCTGCCCGCCATATCCTGCAGCGCTGGATTTCTGGCGGCCGCCATCCTCTGCCCGGCCGTTGCCGTCGCCGTGGCCACCCTGGTCCTGTGCAAGAGGCTGGACGTGCCCTGGTACCTCCGAATGACCTGGCAGTGGACGCGTGCCAAACGTCGGACGAGGCGCCGGGAGGACCTGGAGGGCGTCCACTTCCACGCCTTCGTGTCGTACAGCCAGCAGGACGCTGACTGGGTGAATGGCCGCCTCCTGCCAGGcctggaggagggcggggcgcTGCGCATCTGCCACCACGAGAGGAACTTCGTCCCGGGGAAGACCATCGTGGAGAACATCGTCCGCTGCGTGGAGAGGAGCTACCGCTGCATCTTCGTGCTCTCCTCGCACTTCGTCCGCAGCAGCTGGTGCCACTACGAGCTCTACTTCGCCCAGCACCAGCGCCTGTCCCGCGGCTCCGACAGCGTCATCCTCGTCCTCCGCGAGCCCCTGCCCCAGTACCTCATCCCCTCCAAGTTCTACCAGCTGAAGGCCATGATGGCTCGGCGCACCTACCTGGAGTGGCCGCAGGACCCCAACAAGCAAAGGCTGTTCTGGGCCCACCTGCGGGCTGCCCTTcaggcccccctgccccctgcgcCTCTCGACCAAGACCAGCAACCTCTGATAGCGGGGGACTTGTGA